Part of the Henckelia pumila isolate YLH828 chromosome 2, ASM3356847v2, whole genome shotgun sequence genome is shown below.
ATCCTGAAAACTTGGAGATGAATCGTGGTTTTGCTTTTGTTGAATTCGAAACAAATAAAGATGCTCAAATCGCTTTTCATAAACTCAAAAAGAAGGACATTTTGGGACAAAATCAGAAGATAAAAATTGCATGGGCACAACCCTTGACCGAGCCATCagaagaagaaattttaaaTGTCAGTTTTCTGGAATCATGCTTTTGCATTGAGAATTCTCAATCTTCATGACCCTACCACTTATGATTAATTTCATTGTAAACTTTTGTTGAAATATCAGGTGCTCAATTTTCTTGAACTCTAATATATTCTCATTCTATTATAGGCCTACCCCTGTGTTTGtttccaaattttatttttcatttttctctatCACAAAtctattgttttcttgaacTTCTTATGGACCATAAAATAATTATGTTcaggtgaaatcagtttatgcGGAATATCTACCTCCTTCGTGGGATGAAGAAAAAGTGAGAGAACATTTCAAAAGATTTGGTGAAATTGAAAACATTGTCCTTGCCAAAGATCTTGCTTCATCCAGGAGAAAAGATTTTGCATTTATTAACTATTCAACCCGAGATGGTGCTCTGGCATGCATTGAAGCAGTCAGCAGAGAGAGAATAGAGCATAGTGGCTCCAAGGTTAGGTTGtcatataatttatattaatttacatTGGGAActaatttattgatttgatcttcttttttttatttaggtTAAAATTGCGGTTTCTCTTGCGAATCCAATACCAAAGAGCAAGCAACAGAAAACTGCCTATGAATCAGCTAGTCAGCAATTCTCTCTGGAAAAGCCAAAGGTATTGCAAGGTGAGGAGTTGCATTCTCTTTGTCGTGTCTTTAGTTGTAAAATCATACTAAATAACATGATATCGAAATATGCTGAAGCATAGAAAGctagctgcgataagtaaaaaatatttttaggaagtgTTTCTGTAGTTTTTATACTGTTCTTTGAGAAAACTCTTGATGGACATGTCACCCGTACCAATAATTTTGTATTGTTCATGTTAAAcatttttcttctattttcatgcttccatGCTGTGAAATGAATATCTaatgttttattatgtttttctTAGTCAGTATTCCAAAGCTAACTTGGTGCATGATATGTTTTATGTAGAATGCTACTTTGAGTTATAGAACTATAGTTCTCATAATCTTTAATATCTGCCTCATACCACTTTCAGTACCACTGCTTGTTTCTTGAagataacaaaaaaatttatgtttgaTATTTTTAGAGTATAATACTGCTTGtgaataaaaatttattgtcCAATTTCTTGTGTTTTTAGCCACCATGAAGTTTCATGATTCAAGAAACAAGGGAAAGGCTGCTAGCAGTAATTACGATGTTGACAAGTTTGGTCACAGGTCATCGACTACAGATGAATTAGTGCAGATATTGAGGCAACAAGCATCAAGCAAGTATGTCCCTCCACGTCCCATCGCAGGTatcttttatttcattttttgctTCATATTTGTGTTCTTTATGAGAGGTTTTTTGGAGGAATGGACTGTAATTGTCATTTTGGATGTGGAAGTACTTATGTTCAACAAAGTGCTTTGTCAAGCATGGGACTGTTTAAGTGCGTTTGTTTAAAGCCATCCAATAATATATTGTTTACTCAAaaagtttattttttattttataaagaaGAATTCATTCCCCAAAAGCTTTTGTGTCCAAATTTAGTGCAAGTCTCATGTATCTTAGTTTTCTGCACATTTCTtactcatttttttaaaaataatttcaatatGTCATGGCATCAAATGGAGATTCCTTTGTGCGATCATATTATTATCAAGTTGTGCCCAAAATTGTCAATTTATCAAACTGCTGCCTCTGTTTTTCTTTAGTTTATTCGCTTTATGTACTAAATCAAGATATTCTAAGTCTCTTAAAACTCTTGGTTTAGGGATAATTGTTGTGCATCtaacttaatttttttactCCCATCTCTCTTCTTGAAGCAGGAAACTCTGTTTTAAACCATTTTCCTTTACATGGCAGCAAACGGCCACTTTCACTTGGGGTGAGTAAATTGAGGTCTTTTACGTCTGCTCTCTTACATCACCCTAAAATTTTAACTTCTTTTCAACGCTCAAGTATTTTCTTCTACCAATATATGCGGGGAAAACTAAACTGATTAGCCTCACATCCTTTCACTCAGGGGACTGATCAGCTTTTTTTGGAGCCAAGAGCATTACCACGAGCTCGGATTGAAAGTTATTCAATTTCCGATCCTAGGTTTCACTTTCTTTTAGGCTACAAATTACAGAACAATTTTCCTCTTGATGATGCAGCACACAAATTGTTGAAAGTGTGCTGGTACTGTCCTCTAACATGATATTGACGTATCATTTTCTGATAATCTGATTCCAGTTTTTTGTCACATGGAGTTGGCACGACCTCTTTTCCCTATCATCGTCAAGTGGCTGGCCATACATCTGGTAAGGAGCTGTTACATATTTTTATGCCTTAGCTAGTGTTCCTACCATCACTAATAGTGTATATTCATTGTATCTCAGAACCAGCAATCGGGAGTAGTATTTATCCAAGATTTTTCCAGGTGCGTAGTCTTTTCCTGTTTTTTGTCCTTCAATTGGTGTACTAGTCAATAATGAGCATGGCATATAAATTTAGAGAGCTTATTTTTCGTccttcaaatttcaaaaaagCTACTGGTTTCACCTGCTCGAATGACTTCCTTTTGCATCATATGCATATAGATTCTGCTGAGTTCAGTTATATGATGGATGAAGCAAAATTTGTTTGTGGCATGGTGAGAACTTTAATCGGGCATTTCGTATAGGATGTAGCTTCTCATATTGGGGACTCACCGGCTTGGTACTCTATTCATTTAGTAGCATTAGATTAAAATGTCATTAGTGTGAGAAACTGACAGCTTCTTTTGTGGCTTTTGTATCTCTGGAAAGTCATTGTTCTCGTGTAGCTTTTCAGCAAAAAAAAGAATATTGTTTTCTGTTTATTCTTTGGTTCCACGAATTTCGTTATGTTTTGAGGTTCCATACAAGATTGTATTGTTTGGTACTCTCATTGGATTGACATAAAATAAAAGTGTTAACCTCTTTTCTTTGCAGACAAGGGAACAAGCTCCTTACAATGGAAACATCCATTTGTATCGCAGATGTAAGTGAATAACATCTTCCAAAGTTTCTGCATTGTATCGTTTGCTGATCATATTCACTTTACTTTAGCAAACGCACTTCTCGATGATTCTTAGTGCAGAAACATTTTTACGGCACTTGAGTAAGATAGACGGTGTTTCTACGCAAAATATGCGTCTTTATTATGTACATGATTTTTGCGTCTTTATTTTGTATATGATTGCTCATCGAAAATCTTATGTTGTACTTGTGCAGATTAATGGAGCCTTTTACGTGGGAGCCCGAGTTTGTAAGCTCACATTTGTACATAGCAGTGAGAAATGCCAATGGATTTGAATGTGGTTGATAGTTAACTACAGTTTCATAATAAATTCATCATGTCTGAAGAGGGACAGTGTCTTGTTTCCTTGAATGTGAATTTTATACTATAATAACCGTCGAGTACATCCTGTTGCTGGCCTTGGATTTGTTTGtttataaaaatgtaaaatatGAAAAGTGCAATTATGTTGAGCCACGTGTCATGCTATGACTGACCTAACAATCAGGCATGTAGAGTGTCTTTTCACAGTAAGATGGATGCTTGGCAATTTGgaacaaaatgaaaaaaaaaaacacaatataAACAAGAAAGCTACTGGAGATACAATCAAGATCTTTGTATTATTAGAATGCTATAAAATATACAAATTATGAATTGTGGAAGGATGAGGCACATTTAATCATTTCTCCAATCACCACTCCATTTTCACGCAGCTGGAGAGgggaaaaaaatcaaattttggtTTCAACTATTTTACTTAAACATTCTATAGCATGTAGACCAAAAGTAATTTAAACATAATTACCACTACAATCCTTAAGAGGGAGACATCATAGACGTGAAGAATGGCTATTTTCGAGGCCCTGGCGAGATTGGAAGAGCAAAAAAGGATCGACGAAAGAAATCTTAGTCATGGTAATTATTGATTCTTTAATGTAAATCAAACCTttgatttgtattttttttttaaaaaaaaaatattatttgacttTTGCTGTAATGAATTTGCCGAGGACATCAGTTGCGGAAGAGGAGATCGTCGGAGATGTTTggaattttgggaattttgatGATGATCTTTGGCTTGGAAAACTAGTTAGAGGGGCTTTATTACTCAcgtattattattaataatatcaaCAATAGTAATCCAGTACATGtacatataataaataaaacttGCCCCGATTCAAGTTGGTGGAGTATGTGATCTCTTgtcttgtagtaacccgtacctgttttaaattaattaaatgataaATATGATTAAAAGGTTACTAAGCACGTGATCAAGAGATTAAATGGAATTAACATATGAATTCTAGACTTCAAAAAGCTTaatgagttcggacggtccgaactgagttcggaagatccgaactacACACAGTTCGGAGGCAACGAAGGCTTCGGAAGCAAGgtagatcggaacgtccgatcgtgtTCGAAAGATCCGAAGgtaagatcggagcttccgataatGTGTACAGGTGACTAATCCATGAAGTTTGACATGTGTGCCATGCAGAGATCGGAACGGCCGATCCACtaatcggagcatccgatctccgACATCAGATGACGTGTCAGACATGCAGAGATCGAAACTTTCGATcccctgatcggagctttcgatctcagCCAAAGTTtgggctataaataggggtcttcggGCGATGAAATGAATTACCAATTCCGAGTTCCCTTCTTTGATCAGTAATATATTTAGGATCCGACGGTATAAGTGAGGTACTGGACTAATAACATCCAATTGAGAGTAGAAACTAGATTTTCGACATCAGCGgcctaacgacggacgaaggtatggtccaagaatcctatttaatttaaaaaaagtatatattagtttagttaaggcttgtagAGCATGATTAGTAATATGTTATATATTtgactgtaggcttggaacctagactcTGATAGGCTTGATCTACtactagaggtacgtaagtactgactgagatatctagcgagtatacatgtttatatgttgcattgtagtatgatatatgttttattgcttttatattcatatgtcatgtgcacatacacattGAACATGTTTCCTTTAAGATAACCATGATAGTATAGCCGCCCAGCTCTACACTTGTTTATATTGTCTGACACCGAGAGATACCGCGTGAGCGGAGACTGATACTACGGTGATCTAGACGAGTGTGGATGTACCCCGCGGTTTGATTCCCAGCTGGTATTACACTCAGGGCGCCTAGTATGAACAACATATTGGGGCGGGTATGAGGATGCTATCTAtttacgggagttgcatctattTATTTACGAGATTTGTTTTGATATGCTATCCATTTGAATCGCTTGAAACCCTAAATCTCTCTTTGAATTCATTCCGCTGAAAAATGTATAAGAGTAAATTGCAAGAGCTATGCCAGAGGAAGAGCTGGAATCTACCTGAATACACCATCGTGAAAGATAGCCTAGACCACCTTCCTAGATTCAAAGTCATTGTTGTGGTTAACGACCTCAATTTCGAGACTCCGCCTGAATGCAAGTCTGCCAAGAAAGCTCAAAACTCGGTGGCTAAAATGACCTATGATCACTTCACTATTTCAACGCCTCCTCGTGTAAATGGCCATTGGCCAACAGTTTCCCTCTGCTGTGGTTCCAGGGTGTACTTTTCCAGTCGCGCCTATGCCCGAAATGCTGCTCTTTGAGCCGGTTCCGGTTTCTCCGCTTCCATCATCAGTTCCACTCCCACATCAAAATGGGGTGAGCAAGAGTACATGCTCAAGAATATCTAACAATATTCTCAGGTGCATGAAGTTTGGCCGTAGGCTGCACCAATATAATATCTGGAACAATAACAATAAGGTGGCATCAATAAAATAACACAATATGTTATGTCCCAATATTCTAGATTAATGTCATAATAACATGTAAGACGATATTTAGCATGTAAATTATGTCGAGTTCCCCGAAAATCGCATCGAAAACACAGTGGAAACTAAAAAATTTTCCATCTATCAATTCTTAATATAAAACAAGAAAGATGTTACCACACGATAGATCGGGGATGTATACTCATATCTTGTTCCACATTTGACCCCAACAGTAGACTTGCCAAAAAAAAGGTTCCACCACAAAAATGATTTACCAGGAAAAATGGGGTACGTACTCGAAAATCTAAGCTATAGGGATGGAAATTTTCCCTGTGGGTTCGGGTATCCGTGGGTAAAAACCAAAACGAGGCGGGTTCGGGGGAGTATTTTTGGGtatgggttcgggttcggggaattttaaaaatcctcGCAACATATTGGGATGGGTATGAGGATGCTATCTATTTACGGGAGTTACATCTATTTATTTACGAGATTTGTTTTGATATGATATCCCTTTGAATCGCTTGAAACCCGAAATCCCTCTTTGAATTCATTTTCGCTGAAAAATTTATAAGAGTAAATTGCAGGAGCTATGCCAGAGGAAGAGCTGGAATCTACCTGAATACACCACCGTGAAAGAGGGTCTAGACCACCTTCACAGATTCAAAGCCATTGCTGTGGTTAACAACCTCAATTTCGAGACTCCGCCTGAATGCAAGTCTGCCAAGGAAGCTCAAAACTCGGTGGATAATTGGCCTATGATCACTTCACTATTTCGACGCTTCCTCGTGTAAATGGCCATTGGCAAACAGTCTCCCTCTGCTGTGGTTCTAGGGTGTTCTTTCCCAGTAGCGCATATGCCCAAAATGCTTCTCTTTGAGCCGGTTCCGATTTCTCCGCTTCCATCATCAGTTCCACTCCCACATCAAAATGGGGTGAGCAAGAGTACATGCTCAATAATATCCAACAATATTCCCAGGtgaaaatgtagtgaccctgcatggtatcacctactaactggcaattaatagcatgcattaaacttaatacagcaaaataacttaacagagtaaaacatgcggaaacaaaaccataaattacatatcagcttagtaatataatccagacttaaatctgtagtgatacaaccaaatcgaaaccttaaacagtaaacattatacagctatatcagatcctgctgtataataaaatcctcaaggcttctgctccctagtcctgccttgaactaccagctccgtccatcctgcgacctgccccatggaatagggtgtccaagataacaactaggacgtgagcactaactcccagtacatagacatgagtaaacatatgtatataatgcatgcaacatgatgactggtatagggtcatctgaaaagtcatgctcagaaccggcgccacatgagtgctgccaccgcacggatcaatctCTGGGTGCAATCACACTCCtctagtacactagagtagacagacataaatgcccccgccgtcgcggtactctcagtgacagactatcgagtatagagctgagcggctctatagtcaggtataataaggtataggctcaacgtgtatatgcacatgacatatgcgtatagaaaacggtaaatcatacatcatgccatataataatgccaaataaatgcaacatataaacatgtatatccgctggcaatctcagtcaatgtgtacgtacctctaggctagttcaagtataataggatcctaggttccaaacctatattcaaaatttcaccgtatcactacataaattctataagccttaactaagctaataagtactcccaaaacttaaacagattcctGGACCATActttcgtccgtagttagccctttgaagtcgctagtcccggatgactataaccacaccttggttattccagaacctctattataaccgatagggccctcaagtgtatatctcacactatataactgaaaaaaaaactcgggaattcgtatttccaaatgaaatcgaacgagccctatttataggcaaaattcccggccaggatcggaacttccgatttcaggatcggagcttctgatccagctcattgcgtgcatgcaggacacgccaggatcgaaacttctgatcgggcgatcggagcttccgatctgctctacgttcaacacttgtcaaaactcgcggctgagtcatcgaacattgctggcagccggagatcggaacttccgttcctggatcggagcttccgatctcgtgcttccgctgagcttccgaagtggctgggatcggaccGATCCGGTccaaactcaaaagcccaaattctcttttgAAGCCCAATTAAACTCCGAAatcggttaattactaacccttaattatgtttaacatattattatcttaaaatagaatctgggttactacattctccccacctttagatatttcgtccgcgaaataacatctaaagacaattcaagataacaatatgaaacatcaaaccatgttttattacaacaactgtaattacaactacatggtaatcaaaaatacaaagcaaacaactcaggatattctgcttgcatacgactttcagtttcccaagttgcttcttcaacgcctcggcactgccactgtaccatcacaagtggtatagtcttgttccgaagaactttctccttcctgtctaggatacagattggtcgtttaacaaaagacagatctggctctagctgaatatcagtagactgaatcacatgagattcattagctatatactgtcgaagtaacgacacatgaaaaacattatgtatactggaaagatttggcgataaagccaaacgatatgcaacatctccaatcttctccagtatctggaaaggtccaatgaaacaaggagataacttgcctttcacgccgaatctcatcaccttcctgaaaggtgatattcgaaagaacacatattcaccaggttcaaactgaagtggcctgcggcgaatattagcataactggcttgtctatcttgagcaactttgatcctatgcttgatcaaatctaccttgtctacaatctgctgcaccaattcaggaccctcgacttgccgttccccgacttcatcccagaataacggagtacgacaccgtcaaccgtacaatgcctcgaaaggtgccattttgatactacgatgataactgttattgtaggcaaattcgatcaaaggtaactgatcctgccaagataagccaaaatccatgacagaagaacgtagcatatcctccagcgtacgaatcgtccgctctgactttccgtcagtctccggatgatatgcagtgctcaaactcagagtggtacccaacacctcctgaaaactaccccaaaaacgtgaggtaaatcgcgggtctctatcactgactatgctcactggaatcccatgtaatcgcactatctcctggatgtataaacgtgccatgcgatc
Proteins encoded:
- the LOC140878139 gene encoding double-stranded RNA-binding protein 1-like, encoding MYKSKLQELCQRKSWNLPEYTIVKDSLDHLPRFKVIVVVNDLNFETPPECKSAKKAQNSVAKMTYDHFTISTPPRVNGHWPTVSLCCGSRELCQRKSWNLPEYTTVKEGLDHLHRFKAIAVVNNLNFETPPECKSAKEAQNSVDNWPMITSLFRRFLV